The Streptomyces sp. NBC_00162 genome window below encodes:
- a CDS encoding sensor histidine kinase, whose protein sequence is MRPRLPAWTATLTWKSACFIVVMCCSLAAALGALVHVEVTRQTVATAREKALAKLNDASRAYEAGEALPPDSALDPVGLPPRLRALALSGHRGTVVDDYRDRPTMWAAAPADGRALATAIDYGQSARTISGLDNAIIGSSVLAIGGTLLVGAFAVTRVTRRLHQTATVARRITQGDLDARVGDPRTKDPSRHQDEVATVAGALDTMAGSLQAKLESERRFTADVAHELRTPLTGLHAASELLPEGRPTELVRERVRTMRQLTEDLLEISRLDSGSEVVETDLHQLGRLAGRVVRASGTQTQVVVVRDAHVETDRRRLERVLGNLVANAHKHGRAPVVLTVDGPVVTVRDHGDGFPDYLRAHGPQRFRSGGKGHGLGLTIAVGQAAAIGARLEFRAAEGGGAEAVLTLPGPVPAPPAEA, encoded by the coding sequence GTGAGACCCCGGCTGCCCGCCTGGACCGCCACGCTGACCTGGAAGTCCGCGTGTTTCATCGTGGTGATGTGCTGCTCGCTGGCGGCCGCGCTGGGGGCGCTCGTCCATGTGGAGGTGACCCGTCAGACCGTGGCCACGGCGCGCGAGAAGGCGCTCGCCAAGCTGAACGACGCCTCCCGCGCGTACGAGGCCGGCGAGGCCCTGCCGCCCGATTCGGCCCTGGATCCCGTGGGCCTGCCGCCGCGGCTGCGGGCGCTGGCCCTCAGCGGGCACCGCGGGACGGTGGTGGACGACTACCGGGACCGCCCCACGATGTGGGCGGCGGCTCCGGCGGACGGGCGGGCGCTGGCCACCGCCATCGACTACGGGCAGAGCGCGCGCACCATCAGCGGGCTGGACAACGCGATCATCGGGTCGTCGGTCCTGGCGATCGGCGGGACGCTGCTGGTCGGCGCCTTCGCCGTGACTCGGGTGACGCGCCGGCTGCACCAGACGGCGACGGTGGCGCGCCGGATCACGCAGGGGGATCTCGACGCGCGGGTGGGCGACCCGCGGACGAAGGACCCCTCGCGGCACCAGGACGAGGTGGCGACGGTGGCCGGGGCGCTGGACACGATGGCGGGGAGCCTGCAGGCGAAGCTGGAGAGCGAGCGGCGGTTCACGGCGGACGTGGCGCACGAGCTGCGCACACCGCTGACCGGCTTGCATGCGGCGTCGGAACTGCTGCCGGAGGGGCGGCCGACGGAGCTGGTGCGGGAGCGCGTACGGACGATGCGGCAGCTGACGGAGGACCTGCTGGAGATCTCGCGGCTGGACTCGGGCAGCGAGGTGGTCGAGACCGATCTGCACCAGCTGGGGCGGCTGGCGGGACGGGTGGTGAGGGCGTCCGGGACGCAGACGCAGGTCGTCGTCGTCCGGGACGCGCACGTGGAGACGGACCGGCGGCGCCTCGAGCGGGTGCTGGGCAATCTGGTGGCCAACGCGCACAAGCACGGCCGGGCGCCGGTGGTGCTGACGGTGGACGGGCCGGTGGTGACGGTACGGGACCATGGCGACGGCTTTCCCGACTACCTGCGGGCGCACGGTCCGCAGCGGTTCCGCAGCGGGGGCAAGGGGCACGGGCTGGGGCTGACGATCGCGGTCGGGCAGGCGGCGGCGATCGGGGCGCGGCTGGAGTTCCGCGCCGCGGAGGGGGGCGGGGCGGAGGCGGTGCTGACGCTGCCGGGGCCCGTCCCGGCGCCTCCGGCGGAGGCCTGA
- a CDS encoding TetR/AcrR family transcriptional regulator codes for MTVRAYRRLSVEERRAQLLDAALSLFAHRAPEEVSLDDVAEAAGVSRPLVYRYFPGGKQQLYEAALRSAADLLELCFAEPQQGPLTQRLSRALDRYLAFVDEHDAGFSALLQGGSVVETSRTTATVDGIRRSAAEQILFHLGVPAPGPRLRMMVRTWITAVEAASLIWIDEGKQPEVGSLCDWLVDQFIALLTATAATDPETAAAARAALALESADGPVGVLARRVIPVVSEAAHLL; via the coding sequence ATGACCGTACGCGCCTACCGCAGGCTGAGCGTCGAGGAGCGGCGAGCCCAACTCCTCGACGCAGCCCTGTCGCTGTTCGCGCACCGGGCGCCGGAGGAGGTCTCGCTCGACGACGTGGCCGAGGCGGCCGGGGTTTCGCGCCCGCTCGTCTACCGCTACTTCCCGGGCGGCAAGCAGCAGTTGTACGAGGCCGCCCTGCGCTCGGCGGCCGACCTCCTCGAACTGTGCTTCGCGGAACCGCAGCAGGGCCCCCTGACCCAGCGCCTCAGCCGGGCCCTCGACCGGTACCTGGCCTTCGTCGACGAACACGACGCCGGATTCTCGGCGCTCCTCCAGGGCGGCAGCGTCGTGGAGACCTCCCGCACGACGGCGACGGTCGACGGCATCCGCCGGTCCGCCGCCGAGCAGATCCTCTTCCACCTGGGGGTCCCCGCCCCCGGCCCCCGCCTGCGCATGATGGTCCGTACGTGGATCACGGCGGTCGAGGCGGCCTCCCTCATCTGGATCGACGAGGGCAAGCAGCCGGAGGTCGGCTCCCTGTGCGACTGGCTGGTGGACCAGTTCATCGCGCTGCTCACGGCCACCGCCGCCACGGACCCGGAAACGGCGGCCGCCGCCCGCGCCGCCCTCGCCCTGGAATCGGCGGACGGCCCGGTCGGGGTTCTGGCCCGCCGGGTGATCCCGGTGGTCTCCGAGGCCGCCCACCTCCTGTGA
- a CDS encoding AurF N-oxygenase family protein, with product MTTVTDRAELRDALGLLKDREQIAERLLESSAKHSFDPDKELDWDAPVIEGKYYWPPELLSLYDTPIWKKMGEEQRIDLSRHEAAALGSLGIWFEIILMQLLVRHIYDKSLTSSHVRYALTEIADECRHSMMFARMIQKGGAPAYPVSRVNHNLARVLKTVSTTPGSFACTLLGEEILDWMQRLTFPDERVQPLVRGVTRIHVIEEARHVRYAREELRRQMLTAPRWEQELTRISCGEAARVFSLAFVNPAVYENIGLDRREAVAQVKASGHRREVMQTGAKRLTDFLDDIGVMRGIGRKLWKSSGLLA from the coding sequence ATGACGACCGTGACCGATCGAGCCGAGCTGAGGGACGCCCTCGGCCTGCTCAAGGACCGCGAGCAGATCGCCGAACGGCTGCTCGAATCCTCCGCCAAGCACTCCTTCGACCCCGACAAGGAACTCGACTGGGACGCCCCGGTGATCGAGGGCAAGTACTACTGGCCCCCGGAGCTGCTCTCCCTCTACGACACCCCGATCTGGAAGAAGATGGGGGAGGAGCAGCGCATCGACCTCTCCCGCCACGAGGCCGCGGCGCTCGGCTCGCTGGGCATCTGGTTCGAGATCATCCTCATGCAGCTCCTGGTCCGGCACATCTACGACAAGTCCCTGACCAGCAGCCACGTGCGCTACGCGCTCACCGAGATCGCCGACGAGTGCCGCCACTCGATGATGTTCGCCCGCATGATCCAGAAGGGCGGCGCCCCCGCCTACCCGGTCTCCCGCGTCAACCACAACCTCGCCCGCGTCCTCAAGACGGTCTCCACCACCCCCGGCTCCTTCGCGTGCACCCTCCTCGGCGAGGAGATCCTCGACTGGATGCAGCGCCTGACCTTCCCGGACGAGCGCGTCCAGCCCCTCGTCCGCGGGGTCACCCGGATCCACGTCATCGAGGAGGCCCGGCACGTCCGGTACGCCCGGGAGGAACTGCGCCGCCAGATGCTGACGGCCCCGCGCTGGGAGCAGGAACTCACCCGCATCAGCTGCGGCGAGGCCGCCCGCGTCTTCTCCCTCGCCTTCGTGAACCCGGCCGTCTACGAGAACATCGGCCTCGACCGCCGCGAAGCCGTGGCCCAGGTCAAGGCGAGCGGCCACCGCCGCGAGGTCATGCAGACCGGCGCCAAGCGGCTCACCGATTTCCTCGACGACATCGGTGTGATGCGCGGGATCGGCCGCAAGCTGTGGAAGAGCTCGGGCCTCCTCGCGTAG
- a CDS encoding ferritin-like domain-containing protein — protein MSTHELYTKDPGEGVWQVPASGSARFSWEYDGGRERLLALYQKGKDKQWDGAKRIDWDIEVDPYDPLGTPDEVLTLYGTRHWAKLTERDKGELRRHYASWQFSQFLHGEQGAMVCAARIVESVPDLDAKFYSATQTMDEARHAEIFGRFLHEKVGMLYPINDSLQGLLGDTLRDSRWDMPYLGMQVLIEGLALAAFGMIRDTTDKPLPKQILAYVMQDEARHVAFGRMALRDYYKQLTDAELREREEFVIEGCYLMRDRLRGVEVLENFGIPRKEAEQFSEQSEFLALFRKLLFSRIVPCVKDIGLWGERLQKAYLEMGVFEMGDSNLDLLMRQDEEIAETLDRERFAAEESERVAEVEAAIADGAAS, from the coding sequence GTGTCGACGCACGAGCTCTACACCAAGGACCCGGGCGAGGGCGTCTGGCAGGTTCCCGCCTCCGGATCGGCCCGCTTCAGCTGGGAGTACGACGGGGGCCGCGAGCGGCTCCTCGCCCTCTACCAGAAGGGCAAGGACAAGCAGTGGGACGGTGCCAAGCGCATCGACTGGGACATCGAGGTGGACCCGTACGATCCGCTGGGCACCCCGGACGAGGTGCTGACCCTGTACGGGACGCGGCACTGGGCCAAGCTCACCGAGCGGGACAAGGGCGAGCTGCGCCGGCACTACGCCTCCTGGCAGTTCAGCCAGTTCCTGCACGGCGAGCAGGGCGCGATGGTGTGCGCGGCGCGCATCGTGGAGTCGGTGCCGGACCTGGACGCGAAGTTCTACTCCGCCACCCAGACCATGGACGAGGCCCGGCACGCCGAGATCTTCGGGCGCTTCCTGCACGAGAAGGTCGGGATGCTGTACCCGATCAACGACAGCCTCCAGGGGCTGCTGGGCGACACCCTGCGCGACTCCCGCTGGGACATGCCGTACCTGGGCATGCAGGTGCTCATCGAGGGGCTGGCGCTGGCCGCCTTCGGGATGATCCGCGACACGACCGACAAGCCTCTGCCGAAGCAGATCCTGGCGTACGTGATGCAGGACGAGGCCCGGCACGTGGCCTTCGGGCGGATGGCACTGCGCGACTACTACAAGCAGTTGACGGACGCCGAGCTGCGCGAGCGCGAGGAGTTCGTGATCGAGGGCTGCTACCTGATGCGGGACCGGCTGCGCGGGGTGGAGGTGCTGGAGAACTTCGGCATCCCGCGGAAGGAGGCGGAGCAGTTCAGCGAGCAGTCGGAGTTCCTGGCCCTGTTCCGCAAGCTGCTGTTCAGCCGGATCGTGCCCTGTGTGAAGGACATCGGACTGTGGGGCGAGCGGCTGCAGAAGGCGTACCTGGAGATGGGCGTCTTCGAGATGGGCGATTCCAACCTGGACCTGCTCATGCGGCAGGACGAGGAGATCGCC